The stretch of DNA ACAAGCCTGCAACCGATTGATTCTCAACATCCAGCGCAGTCCAGCGTAAAGCTAAAACAAAGCGATCAGTATCTATTATCCGCTTGGCCCGTGCATACGATTCCGAAATCACTGGACCATGCCGAGTCTCTTTGACTATAAAGCGCAGCGGAGGCTCGCCTTTGATGTCGATAATTTCTTGGCGAACTTTAAAAGGGAGCGGTCCCTCTGGACCTCGATATGCTTCGGGATTTTTTGGATCTAGCTCCTCAATATATAAATCCTGAACATCAGGGCCGGTATTGGTAAAGCTCCAAGCAAACTTATCGGTCCTGCCTAGTACCACCGCCGGTATGCCGGGGAGGGTCGCACCAATGACATTGAGACCTGGCGCATCTAAGTGGGCCACATACCATATCGCCGGTGCTGATAATCCTAGATGGGGGTCGTTTGCCAGCAAGGGCTTGCCAGAGCTTGTTAGTTTTCCATTAAGTGCCCAGTTGTTAGATCCAATGCCTTCCTTGCCACCCGGGACTTCGTTGATGGCTAATTCAGTGGCAGGTAACTTTTTTGACTTCTGGTCTCTGACAAGTGGATTGGGATTAAAGACATTGATATCTCGATACATTTTCGCAAAGTCAACATGACTCACCGGTTCATTAGGTGTATACGCTGGCATCACCTCCCACACTTGCTGAGTTGTTAAAAACTGAGAGAGTTCAAGGCGTTGCAATTCTTTTTGCCAGTTACCGCCAAGATCGAGTGCCATCATCAGCATCCACGCTACGCTATCGGTAGGTGACCAGTGCCCTGGTTTAGATCCAGTTAAAAAGTATTCAACTGGAAGGGCCCAGCCTAAGTGGGCATTGCCGGCGTTAACTCCATCTGCATAAGACTGAAGTAATCGCTTAGTAGCAATAGGGTAGCGATCAAACTGTTTTTCTGCAGCACGCTTAATACCCAGCGTTCGAATAAAGCGGTCAATTGCGAGGGTCTCTTTACCGAGAATTTCGGAGAGTCTTCCGCTAGCTAGTCGGCGATTAATCTCCATTTGCCAAGAGCGTTCACTAGCATGTAAGTAACCCAATGCAAAAATCGCATCTGAAGCGCTCTTTGCCTGAATATGGGGAATATCACTCTCATCAAAGGAGATCGCAACGGAATCTCCCAAGGACTTAATGATCCGCTTACCAGAAGGATTGGTTTGAGCCGAGAGTAGGTAGATTATTCCAGCGGCGGTGATCAAAATGAGGGCCGCAAAACTGAGCCAAAAGATACCCTTAAAGGTAGATTTAAGACCTGAGCTTGGCGTCGATATTTTCATGGGAATAGTTTAGTGGGTTTGTCTGAACTTGACTCCAGGCTTGATGAAAGCAGGCTTCCTGCCTCAGATAGGGCTCACATGCTAAAATTTTGCTTGTCTTGATTTATTTAGTACGGCTTAATTGCTCGTGCGAGCCCGAGTGGTGAAATCGGTAGACACAGCAGATTTAAAATCTGCCGACTCAAAAAAGTCGTGCCGGTTCGATTCCGGCCTCGGGCACCAGTTTTATATCATAAGCTTTCTAAGTCTATGTATTCGGCCAGTAAGGCCATAACTTATCATTGCTGAAGAACAATCTAGCGTGAAAAGTATGATAACTGTGATGTTAAAACTGTTCAATTTTGACTAACTTCTCTAAATCAGATTTAATCTTTTCTATCACACAATCCCAGTCGTTCATTTTTTCTTGTCTATACAGCTTAACTGTTGGGTACCAAGGGCTGTCATCTCTATCTAACATCCAGCGCCAACAAGTATCAAATCGATTTAAGAGCCAAACTGGCTTACCCATAGCTGCGGCTAAATGTGCTGTAGAGGTGTCAACACTAATAATTAAATCTAAGTTAGCAATAAGTGCGGCTGTATCTGAAAAATCCTCAAGTTTGCTCACATAATTGTGAAAATTATAACTTTGCCAATATTGATCACCACTTTTAGCAAGTTCAGACTCTGAGGGCTCGCCTTTTTGAAGGCTGTAAAAATCTACGCTAGAAATATTAACTTTAGCTATTAGTGCGAGAGGGATGTTTCGCCTTTCATTAACACCCCATAATTCTGGTTGATTAGGGCGAAATCCGCCATTCCATACCAATCCAACTTTTAGTTTTTGTGTAGTTTTAAGTTTAATTTTCCAATATTCTTCTTTCACTGAAATTGCTTTGATATAAGGTATTTTTGTTGGGATATTCTCAGTAAGCGTATTAAAAGCTAATGGAAGGCTCATAAGAGGACATTGGTAATCAAACGTAGGCAGCGGATCACCCATGGCAATAATCTGACTAACACCATCCAAGTCCTTTAGTAAATTTACTAAAGGGTGCTGAACTTCTAAAATGACTTTAGCACCTAGTTCTGCTACTAATTTGGCATAACGACAAAATTGAATTGTGTCACCGTAGCCTTGCTCCGCATAGAGCAGGATAGTTTTATCTTTCAGCGATTCTGCTCCAAGCCATAATGGTTGTGAAAAGTTTCTAACCTCTACTAATTTCCAGCGCCATTCATAGCCTTGCCAACCATCCTTAAAATTACCACTCAGTAAATGACACAAAGCTAAATTCCAATGCGCTGATGAGTAATTAACTTCGATACTAATCGCTTGATCATATCTCTTTAATGCCTCATCTAAACGCCCAAGCCCACTTAAGGCATTACCATAATTGAAATAGGCTTCTGCGTAATCAGCTTTAATACTTATGGCTTGATCGTAACTCTCTAGCGCCTCATTTAAACGCCCCAACTCTCTTAAGGCATTACCTCGATTAGAGTAACAAGCAGGATGATTATTATTAATAAGTAATGCTTTAGAAAAAAAATCGATTGCTTTTGTAAATTGCTTAGTTTGAGCAAATAATGCGCCTAGTAGATGTAGGGCATCAAAATTATTCGCTTGGATTGCTAATATCTGCTCATAAATGGCTTGCGCCTCTTGAAATTTTCCCTGTTGATGTAGAGCTAAACCATTCGCAATCAAATATGTCACTTGATTATGTTGGGGTGCTGATTTCACTAGCTTTGAAAACTTACGTTGAGGAATATTGTGAGGGCGAGGCATTTATAAATCTTAATTCAATTCGATAGTAATTTCTATATCTACTAAACTAACTCCACAGCCTGTTATTTCAAATCCTTAATAACATCAATTTGAGCTTATGTTAAACCAATTCTTCTATACTTATCCAAACAATCTAATAAGCTTAGGCCAACAGTTTTTATTGGGTAAGTAATAAAAGTTCTGTGATTACTTTGGCTTCAAGCACCAAAAACACTAGCGCTTTTTGTACAGTCTGGAGAAAAACTGTTTAAGCTTATTGCTGTATTTTTTCTCTAACTTGGCTCGATGTTAAATTTTTAACTTTAGCAGTAACTTATTATAAAGTAAAACGACTAAGAAACAGTTGATGGATTATTAGATAACCGTATTTTAGCGATCATTAAAAAAAGTTAAGATGAATTTAAATCGTTTGACATCGAATAAAATATTTGATGGCTTTTAGACAATCCTACCCGTAGCACAAAACGTATCATTACTATCTTAATATTCTTTTCAACCAATATCTATAAGCTTTCTAGCGTGCTGGTTCATTTAAAATCTTCCGACTCAAAAATGTCGTGCCACTTCGATTCCGGCCTCGGCTATCAATCGATTGATTTCAGATATCTTTGAAATATCTCTACTTTCTCTCCTTGCTTATATGTGCCGCCCCCAGTTTGGCTGCCGATACCCTGGTTTTTACTTGTGAGCGTTCGGAAAATAATTACACCGAAACCTATCAACTCAAAGTGATGACCGCCTCAAAAAATCAGAAGGCCAAGGTTTTCGTCGATTACCGAGATTTAGACCGGGTTAGCGAGTTGGGTCAGCAAGCTGTCATGAGTGTCCTCATTGATGAATATACAGTTCTCATTTCAATGGAAGCACAATTTCCCCCAGAAAATTTTGATGGCATCCAGTACGGTGCTGGTTCTGTAAGCACGATAATCGCAATTAATCGACCAACGGGTCAATTAAGAAAGTTGCAGACGGTTAAAGGTGGAATTCTCTCCGCAACCTTAGGCGAGGGTACAAAGATTTATCAAGAACAATGTACTGCTTTTACAAAGCCTTAATTGGGCTCGGTCACAAATCCCAGCTTGGTTAACCCAGCGCGTCGGGATGCAGCCAATACCTGAGCAACATATTCATATTTCACAGACTTGTCAGCGCGTAAATTAATTTCTGGTTGCGGTTCTTTCTGAGCAGCTTTTTCTGCATAGCCATCAAAAGTCTTTAAATCTATCGGCGTACTATTCCAGAATATCTTGCCCTGAGCATCAATCGAGAGCTGTACTGACTCTGGTTTGACTTCATTGCGCACGCTATTCGCTTTCGGCAGCTCGACCTTCACTGCCTGCTGAATGACTGGTAGGGTAATGATGAAGATAATCAGGAGCACCAACATGACATCCACCATCGGAGTCATATTTATTTCGGCCATGATGCCGCTTTCTTCTTGATCGTTTTGAAGATTAAAGGACATATTTATTCCCCGGACTTTACGCGGGCACCGGTTACAAAATAAGCGAGGAGATCATTGCCAAAGCGATTGAGATCGGCAACTAATAATTTATTGGCGCGATTAATTGCATTAAAGCCTAATACTGCTGGAATCGCTACAGCCAAACCTAAAGCAGTCATGATGAGTGCTTCGCCAATTGGGCCAGCAACTTGATCAATCTGCGCGCTACCCGAGCTGCTAATTGCGATCAAAGCGTGGTAGATGCCCCATACTGTTCCAAATAAGCCAATAAACGGTGCCGTTGCGCCGGTCGAGCCAAGGAAGGTGATTCCTTTTTGGAGTTGGGCGGCAACACCATCAATACTGTTCTTAAGACTTCTCGCCATCCACTCGGAGTAGTTAAGTGTTTGCAACAGTTCGCGATGATTAGTAGATTGACTTTGGTGGTGGGTAGAAGCTCCACTAGCGGCTTTAGCAATCTGATAGTAAGGATTGCTTGCATGGTTGGTAAATGCATTGAGACCTTGGTCATAGGAAGTGGCGCGCCAAAACAGATCAAGCTCAGGTTTGAGTTTGCGTAGATTGCGCAAATCCCAAAAGCGGGAGAGCAAAATTACCCAAGTCACAATGGAGCAGATGAGAAGTGCAATGGCCACAAAGCGGGTGACTGCATCGCCCTCGAGCCATAAATTTGCTAAGCCAAATGGTGTGTTCATAATATTAATTCTTTAAATTAAATTTAATTAAAAGGTTAGTAGAAATTCTTTGGGGCGAACCATTCACTAAAAATGGTTTAAAGCGATAACGACGGCCAATTTCCGTTGCTGCTCTGTCTAATCTTGGAAATGAGCTGGAACGTAATAAGGCAACATCCTCAACACTACCTGATTCATCAATAATCAGTCTCACCACCACTTCTCCTTGCTCTCCAGATCTTTTGGAAAAAGAAGGGTAGTAAGCATCTGCATCTGGTTGATATACAACGACTAGTTTACCAATGTCAGTCTGAATGGGTGTGCCACTTGATCCAGAGGTAGTGGCTGGTGCAACCGTAGCATTCGGGGCTTGTGATTCACTTTTGGATTGCTGAGGTGTTGGCGGGGTTGGAACCTGTTGTTGGCTTTGGGGCGGTGTTGGTGCTTGCGTGGATTTTTCATCCACAGTTTTCTTCTGCTCTTGCTTGGGTTTTGGTGGAGGCGCAGCTGGGGCGGCCTGAGGCTGTTTAGCGGCCTCTGGACTTACTAAATTGGCCATCACTCGCGCATCATCTTGATTGTTGTCGTTGTCCGGCTTCATACCGCTTTGAAAGCCAATCAGAAACAAAAAATGCAAGGCAACAACAATGCCAATGATGATGCGTTCAGTCTTGTCGAATGGTAGACGCATATTCATTTGACTTAAAAAGGCGCTCATGTAAATGAGCTCACTACCTGAGATTGAATGCTATGTTCATCCAGATCTGATTGCATGAGCTCGCGCGCCATGTGATGTAATTTCTGCGCATCTTTACTGCTGATGAATTTGATGGAGCCAGATTCCTCGTGATCTAAGTGCTTTTCCTGCGATTCTAGTTTTCGTTTGAGTTGGCGCACTACTGCCTCGCTGGTATCAATGAGGTTAATGGAATCGCCTAATAATTTACGTATGGCTTTTCGTAAGAAAGGGTAGTGTGTGCATCCCAGAACCAGAGTATCTGCCCCCGCTTCCTGAATGGGTTCTAGATGTTGAGCAAGTAGCTCTAAAGTTTCTTCAGAATTAGCCTGGCCCGCCTCAATCAGGGGAACCAAGCCAGCACCCGCTTGTTTGACAAACTGACAATTGGGTAGGGTGGCCAGCAGATCACTAAATTTATCACTCTTGAGCGTAGCTTCAGTTGCAAGCACGCCAACAATGCCATTACTTGACTGCATTGCTGCAGGCTTGATGCCTGGCTCTACACCGATGATTGGAATATTACTCAGCTCATGACGAATATTTGCAATGGCCTCGGCGGTGGCAGTATTACAGGCAACCATAATGGCATCACAACCTTGCGCTGCTAAGTATTGGCACAGCTCCATACTGCGGTTAGCAATCCATTCGCTAGATCTCTCTCCATAAGGGGCATTAATGGAGTCGGCCAGATATATATAGTTATGTTCAGGAAGTTGGCGTAAAGCCTCATCCAAAATGGATAAGCCTCCAACGCCAGAATCAAAAACTCCGATGAGTGCCAAGTAAGGTCGCTTAACTAGAAGTGGCTGAGTTAATAGCCAACTTAGGCAATCGTGACTGGAATGCCGGCAATCTTTGCTTGCCATTCTTTAGGGCCTGTCTCATGCATAGAGATACCGGCAGAACTGACCGCTACCGTCACTGGCATGTCTTTGACATCGAATTCATAAATCGCTTCCATGCCAAGGTCAGCAAAGCCTACTACCTTCGCCGTCTGAATGGCTTTGGAAACCAAGTAAGCAGCGCCACCAACAGCCATCAAGTAAGCAGACTTATGTTTTTTGATCGCTTCAATTGCAGCAGGGCCACGTTCTGCTTTACCAATCATAGATATCAATCCAGTTTGAGCCAGCATCATCTCAGTGAACTTATCCATGCGGGTTGAAGTAGTTGGGCCTGCTGGGCCAACTGCTTCGCTACCCACTGGATCTACTGGGCCAACGTAATAGATCACGCGGTTTTTAAAGCTTACCGGCAATTCTTCACCTTTGGCGAGCATATCGGCAATACGCTTATGTGCCGCATCGCGACCAGTCAAAATTTTGCCGTTGAGGAGCAGTGTTTCGCCTTCTTTCCAGCCAGCCACTTCTTGGGCAGTCAAGGTATCTAAATTCACACGCTTCGATTTTTTGGTGTCTGGAGTCCAAGTCACATCTGGCCAATCAGATAAGGATGGTTTTTCTAATATCGCTGGGCCATCGCCATGCAAGTGGAAATGTACGTGGCGGGTTGCGGCACAGTTTGGAATCATCGCTACTGGCAGTGAAGCCGCATGCGTTGGATACTCCATGATTTTGATATCGAGCACAGTGGCTAGGCCACCGAGACCTTGTGCCCCAATACCGAGCTTATTGACCTTCTCGTAGATCTCTAAGCGCAGCTCTTCGGCACGAGTCTTCGCACCGCGTGCGATTAATTCTTGAATATCTACCGGACCCATTAAAGACTCTTTAGCCATCAACATGGCCTTCTCTGGGGTGCCACCAATACCGATACCTAAGATGCCGGGAGGGCACCAGCCCGCACCCATCGTCGGGACGGTTTTGACTACCCAGTCTACGATTGAATCAGAAGGGTTGAGCATGACCATCTTGGCTTTATTCTCAGAGCCGCCACCTTTGGCCGCACAAATGACTTCGACATCATCGCCTGGGACGATTTCGTAATGAATAACGGCTGGAGTGTTGTCACCCGTGTTTTTGCGCTTGCCCGCTGGATCAGTCAAAACAGATGCTCTTAGTGGGTTATCAGGATTCATATAAGCCCGACGAACCCCTTCGTTCACCATCTCGGTGACGCTCATGGTGGCATCGCCCCACTGAACATTCATACCAATTTTGAGGAAAACGACTGCGATACCAGTGTCCTGGCACATGGGGCGGTGACCTTCTGCACACATCCGGCTATTGGTCAAAATCTGTGCAATTGCATCCTTCGCTGCGACACCTTGCTCAAGCTCATAAGCCTTGCCCATAGCGGAGATAAAGTCCTTGGGGTGGTAGTAAGAGATGAATTGGAATGCATCTGCCACGCTTTGAATGAGGTCGTTTTGTTTGATATATGTCATGGTTTTAAGCTTAATTATGTAAGGTTTAATCTATTTTAAGGGTTTGCCATAGAGCAAATCTAGCGTGTTTTCACTTATCTTATTAGCTCTTGGGGATGCGTTTCCTTAACTCTGCGCTATTTTTGCAGAAAAAAACGACTAATTATTGAATAGAAGGGCTGTGAAGCATGGAACCATTGATGCAAGAAAACCGCGTATTTAACCCACCAGCAGACTTCATTAAGTCCGCCGCTATTCCTGGAATGGATGCTTACAACAAGCTCTGTGCTGAAGCTAACAGCGATTATGACGGTTTCTGGAGTCGCCTTGCTAAAGAGAATCTCTTTTGGAAAAAGCCCTTTACTAAAGTTCTTGATGAGTCCAAAGCACCTTTCTACAAGTGGTTTGAAGATGGCACAACCAATGCCTCTTATAACTGTTTAGATCGCCAGGTTGAAAATGGCCTTGGTAACAAGACCGCGATTATTTTTGAAGCAGATGATGGATCCGTTACCAACATAAGTTATCAAGAGTTGCTTGAGCGTGTTTGCAAAATGGCAAATGCACTTCGAAAAATGGGCATTAAGTCTGGTGACCGCGTCATCATTTACATGGCAATGACTATCGAAGGCGTTATTGCGATGCAGGCTTGTGCGCGTATCGGCGCAATTCACTCTGTTGTGTTTGGTGGATTTTCTGCTCAAGCACTTCGCGATCGAATTATTGACGTTGGTGCCGTGGCAGTGATTACGGCAGACGGACAGTTCCGCGGCGGCAAATCATTGCCTTTAAAGGCCATTTGTGACGAGGCGCTGTCTACTGGCGAATGCCCTAATGTAAAACATGTGATCGTAAACAAGCGTACCGGCAGTGATGTCACCATGACAACTGGCCGAGATGTTTGGATGCAAGAAATCGTAGCGAATGAATCCACAACTTGCGAGCCAGAGTGGGTCAGCGCTGAACATCCATTATTTATTCTTTATACATCGGGTTCAACCGGCAAACCTAAGGGTGTGCAGCACTCTACAGGTGGCTACCTCTTGTGGGCGATTCTCACAATGAAGTGGACCTTTGACATTAAGCCGACTGACGTCTTCTGGTGCACAGCAGATATCGGCTGGGTAACAGGTCACTCCTATATTACCTACGGCCCACTCGCAGTGGGCGCGACGGAGATTGTGTTTGAGGGTGTTCCAACTTACCCCAATGCGGGCCGTTTCTGGGACATGATTCAAAAACACAAGGCAACGATTTTCTACACTGCTCCAACAGCGATTCGCTCATTGATCAAGGCATCTAGTAATGATCAAGCAGTGCATCCAAAGAGCTATAACTTATCTTCCTTGCGTCTCTTGGGTTCAGTCGGTGAGCCGATTAATCCAGAAGCGTGGATCTGGTACTACGAAAATGTGGGAGGCTCACGTTGCCCAATCGCAGATA from Polynucleobacter duraquae encodes:
- a CDS encoding penicillin acylase family protein, with product MKISTPSSGLKSTFKGIFWLSFAALILITAAGIIYLLSAQTNPSGKRIIKSLGDSVAISFDESDIPHIQAKSASDAIFALGYLHASERSWQMEINRRLASGRLSEILGKETLAIDRFIRTLGIKRAAEKQFDRYPIATKRLLQSYADGVNAGNAHLGWALPVEYFLTGSKPGHWSPTDSVAWMLMMALDLGGNWQKELQRLELSQFLTTQQVWEVMPAYTPNEPVSHVDFAKMYRDINVFNPNPLVRDQKSKKLPATELAINEVPGGKEGIGSNNWALNGKLTSSGKPLLANDPHLGLSAPAIWYVAHLDAPGLNVIGATLPGIPAVVLGRTDKFAWSFTNTGPDVQDLYIEELDPKNPEAYRGPEGPLPFKVRQEIIDIKGEPPLRFIVKETRHGPVISESYARAKRIIDTDRFVLALRWTALDVENQSVAGLLDMNHAKDLETFKQALRKNYAPMQNVVMADVDGNISFQTAGIAPKRTLHQGLYGVAPVLGWEKQYDWTGYVPFEQLPNSSNPNSNWIATANQKVIAINDPNPLTGDWDLPTRYDRIVDLIKSRPTHDFASMKAMQADTLSLGATPLLELFKSVQSTHPLAQQAIELSKNFDGDMKIDSAGALIFNAWADQLTRKLYSRLGYLFTENYGARSFRQSLILQLQNPNSPWCNDPKTEQIESCADTSNAAFDTALEQLHSQFGSNPKNWAWGNAHIAVSEHRPLSKVPLLGSFFNLTQPFPGDSFSINVGRLELLRADNPFETKQAPSLRTLYDLSDLEQSLFIYQSGQSGWVQNKLYRNMSGLWARNEYLPLQMKPRKVGRQLDLAIKDK
- a CDS encoding tetratricopeptide repeat protein; this encodes MPRPHNIPQRKFSKLVKSAPQHNQVTYLIANGLALHQQGKFQEAQAIYEQILAIQANNFDALHLLGALFAQTKQFTKAIDFFSKALLINNNHPACYSNRGNALRELGRLNEALESYDQAISIKADYAEAYFNYGNALSGLGRLDEALKRYDQAISIEVNYSSAHWNLALCHLLSGNFKDGWQGYEWRWKLVEVRNFSQPLWLGAESLKDKTILLYAEQGYGDTIQFCRYAKLVAELGAKVILEVQHPLVNLLKDLDGVSQIIAMGDPLPTFDYQCPLMSLPLAFNTLTENIPTKIPYIKAISVKEEYWKIKLKTTQKLKVGLVWNGGFRPNQPELWGVNERRNIPLALIAKVNISSVDFYSLQKGEPSESELAKSGDQYWQSYNFHNYVSKLEDFSDTAALIANLDLIISVDTSTAHLAAAMGKPVWLLNRFDTCWRWMLDRDDSPWYPTVKLYRQEKMNDWDCVIEKIKSDLEKLVKIEQF
- a CDS encoding ExbD/TolR family protein — protein: MSFNLQNDQEESGIMAEINMTPMVDVMLVLLIIFIITLPVIQQAVKVELPKANSVRNEVKPESVQLSIDAQGKIFWNSTPIDLKTFDGYAEKAAQKEPQPEINLRADKSVKYEYVAQVLAASRRAGLTKLGFVTEPN
- a CDS encoding MotA/TolQ/ExbB proton channel family protein, with product MNTPFGLANLWLEGDAVTRFVAIALLICSIVTWVILLSRFWDLRNLRKLKPELDLFWRATSYDQGLNAFTNHASNPYYQIAKAASGASTHHQSQSTNHRELLQTLNYSEWMARSLKNSIDGVAAQLQKGITFLGSTGATAPFIGLFGTVWGIYHALIAISSSGSAQIDQVAGPIGEALIMTALGLAVAIPAVLGFNAINRANKLLVADLNRFGNDLLAYFVTGARVKSGE
- a CDS encoding energy transducer TonB, which codes for MSAFLSQMNMRLPFDKTERIIIGIVVALHFLFLIGFQSGMKPDNDNNQDDARVMANLVSPEAAKQPQAAPAAPPPKPKQEQKKTVDEKSTQAPTPPQSQQQVPTPPTPQQSKSESQAPNATVAPATTSGSSGTPIQTDIGKLVVVYQPDADAYYPSFSKRSGEQGEVVVRLIIDESGSVEDVALLRSSSFPRLDRAATEIGRRYRFKPFLVNGSPQRISTNLLIKFNLKN
- the murI gene encoding glutamate racemase, coding for MASKDCRHSSHDCLSWLLTQPLLVKRPYLALIGVFDSGVGGLSILDEALRQLPEHNYIYLADSINAPYGERSSEWIANRSMELCQYLAAQGCDAIMVACNTATAEAIANIRHELSNIPIIGVEPGIKPAAMQSSNGIVGVLATEATLKSDKFSDLLATLPNCQFVKQAGAGLVPLIEAGQANSEETLELLAQHLEPIQEAGADTLVLGCTHYPFLRKAIRKLLGDSINLIDTSEAVVRQLKRKLESQEKHLDHEESGSIKFISSKDAQKLHHMARELMQSDLDEHSIQSQVVSSFT
- a CDS encoding fumarate hydratase, giving the protein MTYIKQNDLIQSVADAFQFISYYHPKDFISAMGKAYELEQGVAAKDAIAQILTNSRMCAEGHRPMCQDTGIAVVFLKIGMNVQWGDATMSVTEMVNEGVRRAYMNPDNPLRASVLTDPAGKRKNTGDNTPAVIHYEIVPGDDVEVICAAKGGGSENKAKMVMLNPSDSIVDWVVKTVPTMGAGWCPPGILGIGIGGTPEKAMLMAKESLMGPVDIQELIARGAKTRAEELRLEIYEKVNKLGIGAQGLGGLATVLDIKIMEYPTHAASLPVAMIPNCAATRHVHFHLHGDGPAILEKPSLSDWPDVTWTPDTKKSKRVNLDTLTAQEVAGWKEGETLLLNGKILTGRDAAHKRIADMLAKGEELPVSFKNRVIYYVGPVDPVGSEAVGPAGPTTSTRMDKFTEMMLAQTGLISMIGKAERGPAAIEAIKKHKSAYLMAVGGAAYLVSKAIQTAKVVGFADLGMEAIYEFDVKDMPVTVAVSSAGISMHETGPKEWQAKIAGIPVTIA
- the acs gene encoding acetate--CoA ligase, producing MEPLMQENRVFNPPADFIKSAAIPGMDAYNKLCAEANSDYDGFWSRLAKENLFWKKPFTKVLDESKAPFYKWFEDGTTNASYNCLDRQVENGLGNKTAIIFEADDGSVTNISYQELLERVCKMANALRKMGIKSGDRVIIYMAMTIEGVIAMQACARIGAIHSVVFGGFSAQALRDRIIDVGAVAVITADGQFRGGKSLPLKAICDEALSTGECPNVKHVIVNKRTGSDVTMTTGRDVWMQEIVANESTTCEPEWVSAEHPLFILYTSGSTGKPKGVQHSTGGYLLWAILTMKWTFDIKPTDVFWCTADIGWVTGHSYITYGPLAVGATEIVFEGVPTYPNAGRFWDMIQKHKATIFYTAPTAIRSLIKASSNDQAVHPKSYNLSSLRLLGSVGEPINPEAWIWYYENVGGSRCPIADTFWQTETGGHMISPLPGATPMIPGSCTLPLPGIQAAIVDEAGVDVPNGHGGILVVKRPWPSMIRTIWGDPDRFVKSYFPEELGGTLYLAGDGAIRNKDTGYFTITGRIDDVLNVSGHRMGTMEIESCLVANPLVAEAAVVGRPDELTGEAICVFVVLKGGRPTGDEAKRIATELRNWVGKEIGPIAKPKDVRFGDNLPKTRSGKIMRRLLRVIAKGEEVTQDTSTLENPAILDQLKESV